Proteins from a genomic interval of Lactococcus protaetiae:
- the gla gene encoding aquaglyceroporin Gla: protein MDVTWTVKYITEFIGTALLIIMGNGAVANVELKGTKAHAQSWMIIGWGYGLGVMLPAIAFGNVTSQINPAFTLGLAASGLFPWAHVAQYIIAQVLGAIFGQLLIVMVYRPYYLKTTNPNAILGTFSTIDNVDDNDEKTRMGATINGFLNEFVGSFVLFFGAIAATNIFFGSQSITWMTNYAKQQGANVASSDTINQIWASVSGASASKMIAHLFLGFLVMGLVVALGGPTGPGLNPARDFGPRLVHSILPKSILGESKGSSKWWYAWVPVVSPILAALAAVAIFKMLYLK from the coding sequence ATGGATGTTACATGGACAGTGAAATATATCACTGAATTCATCGGAACTGCTCTTCTCATCATTATGGGGAATGGTGCAGTAGCAAACGTTGAACTTAAAGGGACTAAAGCGCATGCGCAATCTTGGATGATTATTGGTTGGGGATATGGTCTTGGTGTAATGTTGCCAGCTATCGCTTTTGGTAATGTTACTTCACAAATTAACCCAGCGTTTACGCTTGGACTTGCAGCTTCAGGACTTTTTCCTTGGGCACATGTTGCTCAATACATTATTGCGCAAGTTTTAGGGGCAATTTTTGGTCAATTATTGATTGTTATGGTTTATCGTCCATACTATCTTAAAACAACAAACCCAAACGCTATTCTCGGTACATTCTCAACAATTGATAATGTAGATGACAATGACGAAAAAACACGCATGGGTGCAACAATTAATGGTTTCTTGAATGAATTCGTGGGTTCATTTGTCCTTTTCTTCGGAGCGATTGCTGCAACTAATATCTTCTTCGGTAGTCAATCAATTACTTGGATGACAAACTATGCAAAACAACAAGGAGCAAATGTTGCTTCATCGGATACAATCAATCAAATCTGGGCTTCAGTTTCAGGAGCTTCAGCCTCTAAAATGATTGCTCATTTATTCCTCGGTTTCCTTGTTATGGGACTTGTTGTTGCACTTGGAGGACCTACAGGTCCAGGACTTAACCCTGCGCGTGACTTTGGACCACGTTTGGTTCACAGCATTTTACCAAAATCAATTCTTGGAGAATCTAAAGGTTCATCTAAGTGGTGGTATGCATGGGTTCCAGTCGTGTCACCAATTCTCGCAGCACTCGCAGCTGTTGCCATCTTTAAAATGCTTTATCTTAAATAA